The Podospora pseudopauciseta strain CBS 411.78 chromosome 2 map unlocalized CBS411.78m_2, whole genome shotgun sequence genome has a window encoding:
- the TOM40 gene encoding translocase of outer mitochondrial membrane (EggNog:ENOG503NURF; COG:U; BUSCO:EOG09262M2J) gives MASSYSSPFAALQNSPIFSGLSDVYNAFQERRAKLGLSNPGKVEDISKEVNRDVLAQQHMFSGLRAELTKPFSLSPLFQVSHQFALGERLNPYTFAALYGTNRCFAQGSIDEVGALSGRFNWRWGPDSTHVSKSQFQVGTGQGDSIQLEHEYNGADFVASLKALNPSVLEGGLSGILIGHYMQSLTPKLAVGLEAVWQRQSRLEPPVTAVSYVARYKAEDWIASAQLQAQGALNTSYWRRLSDKVQAGVDMSLSVAPANPMLGGGLQKEGVTAFGAKYDFRMSTFRAQIDSKGRLGCVLEKRVMAPLMMTFSADVDHMTQQAKVGVAIAIEAAPEMDEQEMMAASQAAPVNIPF, from the exons ATGGCGTCCAGCTACAGCTCGCCATTTGCGGCATTGCAAAATAGCCCCATCTTCTCCGGTCTCTCAGATGTTTACAATGCTTTCCAAGAGAGGAGAGCAAAGCTCGGCTTGTCAAATCCCGGAAAGGTAGAAGACATCTCCAAGG AGGTCAACCGAGATGTTCTTGCCCAGCAGCACATGTTCTCCGGCCTTCGTGCCGAGCTCACAAAGCCTTTCAGCCTGAGCCCTCT GTTTCAAGTATCACATCAGTTTGCGCTGGGCGAGCGTCTGAACCCCTATACATTTGCAGCTCTTTACGGAACCAATCGG TGTTTCGCCCAGGGCAGCATTGATGAGGTTGGCGCTCTTTCTGGACGATTCAACTGGAGATGGGGCCCCGACTCGACACACGTCAGCAAGTCGCAGTTCCAGGTCGGCACCGGACAGGGTGATTCCATCCAGCTCGAGCACGAATACAATGGCGCCGACTTTGTGGCCTCACTCAAggccctcaacccctccgtcCTCGAGGGCGGTTTGAGCGGTATCCTTATCGGTCATTACATGCAGTCGCTCACTCCCAAACTTGCCGTCGGTCTCGAAGCTGTTTGGCAACGTCAGTCGAGACTCGAACCTCCGGTAACGGCCGTCAGTTATGTTGCCCGTTACAAGGCCGAGGACTGGATCGCCAGCGCTCAGTTGCAGGCCCAGGGTGCTCTGAATACCTCGTACTGGCGCCGCCTCTCTGACAAGGTTCAGGCTGGTGTCGATATGTCGCTTAGTGTTGCTCCTGCTAACCCcatgttgggtggtggtctccAGAAGGAGGGCGTTACTGCTTTCGGAGCCAAGTACGACTTCAGAATGTCGACTTTCCGGGCGCAGATCGACTCGAAGGGCAGACTTGGCTGTGTGCTCGAGAAGCGCGTCATGGCTCCTCTCATGATGACCTTCTCTGCTGACGTTGACCATATGACG caacaagcgAAGGTGGGCGTTGCGATTGCCATCGAGGCTGCCCCTGAGATGGACGAGCAGGAGATGATGGCCGCCTCCCAGGCTGCCCCGGTCAACATCCCCTTCTAA
- a CDS encoding uncharacterized protein (COG:G; EggNog:ENOG503NUAZ), which yields MDTLLTAEIAANAPRYRRKSSTFIDGIHDVPSEVGNLAPAQLYSTMSGRLFHSGRIAIVMVGLPARGKTHICVSMARYLSWLGVKTRIFHLGDYRRATVGQGGHVPQDYFYPNASPASVMLRQKILKKCREDIYGWLNHENGQVAIYDAVNPTASGRRALAKEFAKHDVQTLFIESFVDDQEILKENARNVKISSPDFHGMDPDEAAKRYLKRIETKIPVFETMAEEELNYVKMINAGQAFFYNNVSFNYLSHRIVFYLTNLHIKHRTTFFVRAGTATEEDSYKADAPLSAEGEAYAQVMAETLMRHREQERQAIIDQGGPDVPLRPLTIWTSTRLRTIQTAEPLEKLGYKVRHRSQMSQINPGVCEKLSERAIRNLYPEEVEKHELDPYHHRYPRAESYHDLAVRLEPIILELEREQNDLLIIAHESVLRVLYSYLMHCSTRDIPKLKFPRDEIIEIIPAAYQNEAKRIHIPGLDPRMIPGSPEDIRIPVPPGFDDFGKQLSPISIPAMMMGTPPSATEVTVGFATGDRKGSISVSNTGGLRSVSGSFSGGERPVTEKIVNNTAKEMVEDKVEDED from the exons ATGGATACACTCCT AACTGCCGAAATCGCGGCCAATGCCCCACGCTACCGCCGCAAGAGTTCAACTTTCATCGATGGTATTCACGATGTTCCAAGCGAGGTGGGCAATTTGGCCCCAGCCCAGTTGTACAGCACCATGTCTGGTCGTCTCTTCCATTCGGGGAGAATCGCCATCGTAATGGTTGGCCTTCCAGCTAGAGGAAAGAC TCACATCTGTGTCTCCATGGCTCGCTATCTCTCTTG GCTTGGTGTCAAGACTCGCATATTCCACCTTGGTGACTACCGCCGAGCTACGGTTGGCCAAGGAGGCCATGTTCCACAGGACTATTTCTACCCCAATGCCTCGCCAGCGTCTGTCATGCTTCGCCAGAAAATCCTCAAGAAATGCAGGGAGGATATTTACGGCTGGCTGAACCATGAAAATGGTCAGGTTGCGATTTACGACGCCGTGAATCCCACCGCAAGCGGCCGTCGTGCCCTTGCCAAAGAATTTGCCAAGCATGATGTTCAGACACTGTTTATCGAGTCTTTTGTGGATGATCAAGAGATCCTCAAAGAAAACGCCCGAAATGTCAAGATTTCGTCTCCCGAT TTCCACGGCATGGACCCAGATGAGGCCGCCAAACGCTATCTCAAACGCATCGAGACGAAGATTCCCGTATTTGAAACCATGGCAGAGGAAGAGCTCAACTACGTCAAGATGATCAACGCTGGCCAGGCCTTCTTTTACAACAACGTCAGCTTCAACTACCTCTCGCACCGCATCGTCTTCTatctcaccaacctccacaTCAAACACCGTACCACCTTCTTTGTCCGTGCAGGTACCGCTACTGAGGAGGATTCTTACAAGGCCGATGCGCCGCTCTccgccgagggcgaggcgTATGCTCAAGTTATGGCCGAGACGCTTATGCGGCATCGAGAACAAGAGCGACAGGCGATTATCGATCAGGGCGGCCCTGATGTTCCTCTGCGTCCGCTCACGATTTGGACGTCGACCAGGCTGCGGACAATTCAGACAGCCGAGCCTCTTGAGAAGTTGGGGTACAAAGTTCGACACAGAAGCCAAATGTCACAAATTAACCCGGGAGTGTGTGAGAAGCTTTCGGAGAGGGCGATCAGAAATTTGTATCCTGAAGAGGTGGAGAAGCACGAGTTGGATCCGTATCATCATCGGTATCCCCGCGCTGag TCCTACCATGACCTAGCCGTGCGCCTCGAACCCATCATTCTGGAGCTTGAGCGTGAGCAAAATGATCTTTTGATCATCGCCCACGAGTCGGTCTTGAGGGTTCTGTACTCTTACCTAATGCACTGCTCTACTCGAGACATTCCCAAGCTTAAGTTCCCCCGAGACGAAATTATCGAGATCATTCCTGCAGCATATCAGAACGAGGCAAAGCGAATTCACATTCCGGGCCTCGACCCGCGGATGATACCTGGCAGCCCAGAGGATATAAGGATCCCGGTGCCGCCTGGGTTCGATGACTTTGGGAAACAGCTTAGTCCGATTAGTATTCcggccatgatgatggggactCCACCTAGTGCCACCGAAGTCACGGTGGGGTTTGCCACGGGGGATAGGAAGGGGAGCATCAGTGTGAGTAATACTGGTGGACTGAGAAGTGTCAGCGGCAGTTTCAGTGGAGGGGAGAGACCGGTGACAGAGAAGATTGTGAATAACACTGCgaaggagatggtggaggacaAGGTTGAAGACGAGGATTAA
- a CDS encoding uncharacterized protein (COG:E; COG:I; EggNog:ENOG503NYA1), translating into MTLPLCAQCKRFGGQLPASFTTSFLSYSSISIMGGKTAVVTGATGLLGRQVLKAFANNDWTVKGTGFSRADGTDILKVDLTNADELKKVLDDVKFPDKVDKDPEGTRTLNVEAPRTLARLCAERGILLTYISTDYVFPGKPGDAPYENNAEPAPTNLYGQTKLEGERAVLHEFKMAGKEGLGVVLRVPVLYGSAKSNAESAVNVLMDSVLKAQQEGANINMDHWALRYPTNTEDIGRVLKDIAAKYLETSDRNSLPRILQFSSEDKYTKYEICQLFAEINGLPIDRIKPNTEGNDPNASVQRPYDCHLSTKALKDLGIDVSTQDFVGWWRREFRAFRH; encoded by the exons ATGACGTTACCCCTCTGCGCCCAATGCAAGCGATTCGGAGGGCAGCTTCCGGCCAGTTTCACCACGAGCTTTCTATCATACTCTTCGATTTCCATTATGGGCGGCAAGACAGCAGTTGTCACGGGAGCTACCGGCCTGTTAGGGAGGCAGGTGCTTAAGGCTTTTGCAAACAATGACTGGACTGTCAAAGGAACTGGCTTCTCCCGCGCTGATGGCACTGACATCTTGAAGGTTGACTTGACCAATGCTGATGAGCTGAAGAAGGTCCTCGACGATGTCAA GTTTCCCGACAAGGTTGACAAAGACCCCGAGGGAACACGAACTCTCAACGTCGAGGCACCTCGCACACTTGCTCGGCTCTGCGCAGAGAGAGGCATCTTGTTGACTTACATTTCCACCGACTACGTGTTCCCCGGCAAGCCCGGCGATGCTCCTTATGAGAACAACGCCGAGCCTGCCCCGACCAACCTGTATGGACAGACCAAGCTCGAGGGCGAGCGGGCAGTCCTCCATGAATTCAAGATGGCCGGAAAGGAAGGTCTGGGAGTGGTGTTACGTGTACCCGTCCTCTACGGCTCAGCTAAGAGCAACGCTGAAAGTGCGGTGAATGTCTTGATGGATTCAGTACTCAAAGCTCAGCAGGAGGGTGCCAATATAAACATGGATCATTGGGCTCTCCGCTACCCAACAAACACCGAGGACATTGGCCGGGTGCTCAAAG ACATCGCTGCCAAGTATCTAGAGACCAGTGATCGGAACTCGCTGCCGAGGATTCTCCAATTCTCGAGTGAGGATAAGTACACCAAGTATGAGATTTGTCAGTTATTTGCAGAGATCAACGGATTGCCCATCGACCGGATCAAGCCCAACACGGAAGGGAACGACCCGAATGCAAGTGTCCAGCGACCTTACGATTGTCACCTCAGTACCAAGGCATTGAAAGACTTGGGCATTGACGTGTCGACCCAGGATTTCGTGggatggtggagaagggagTTTAGGGCTTTTAGACACTGA
- a CDS encoding uncharacterized protein (EggNog:ENOG503NUG4), translating to MAATNQTNTIHFSPTLRGSRRHALTGKTGNVWAARLAVDDGWLPASTTSSSMATESSTNTSTSTSTTNSWGVRRGRGGGRRRSRSLSSLLEEMRERLPLAVEKGPGSRETARRMTGTAFNPSFELPPLQPLLLPQPLSLRKDGGNRAQPRLVGADDVNNKFRLAGHTPHNNLTEKLACLSRPSPAPASTLPGPVNGNGNSNKKIDVRSKPLPSPPSPSSQPSQQLQPSSPLSDININQQQHQQHETRRRHETLQFVRGEHEVARLEAETNGTLAEQRKSDCDVQQQAHQHLQLSAVPPLTPLSATSPMGFSPMLDKFFSSDRRRRKSKTSPPTSPDSTPTTSQKTASPVSPNSSLSQWSFFSSKDKERDITSQTAGSQSPAQKIMPRHYIKAGGQTSTGARDSLTILCKNDFVDVAISRETTAHDVLVELKSLEQLAELSSGVLIEQYNAFGLERPLRRQERLRRVMDTWGPDSKNTLALSHDGPPHGLKLDLEGAPQTREAPPGFCLFMYYRGPGPKFKWVKRYIILYEDGRMIASKSSNPKRGDKDVVAICHLSDYDMYHPTEAQLRRHLKPPKRNVIAMKSQERINTFENTDKYVQYVSAEDKEIIRRFQSHVQAWRNWHLAKSLLREPEPEKPPQIMTVAAEPRRTVKEVGLGNGHKTRISVDESPYTIGAFKPLIDLDRFNKSIDDFGKDWTLVDGAERNDPSAAAAFPESSLLGAAYEERKQQLESKSATVAGTAGAGGRRAFPPIPAAGESGGSGSCFVDHSRTVSATDRRPQSPDSVRSIPRDAIPSTSTAARGRNEQVGWFASAAEHSRQQRSLIEQQQQQQQQQQQLYHQQSMPPQILIQRRPSTSAGSRMMGGLGRSVSQRRSHGNSLGSGGGVGHPVPLPQQQQFNQPASNPQPRRPMRQQPQPLLDLTPEFQEAPQWSRENKGRAVKPQDGRPLVDLATGPALVSGAAKIEQPPKALIHRSEQQALMMQRQQQQQQQQQLGMRPGTSAGLQNSMVLGRRGTVRSSGGGIRPGTSDTMRSGGGYPPGGDYGRQRGMSLAGQGGGGGFVDNNGLGTQPDPRVMQYVLQQQKELQKQQQEGTRMGRLRTTSGGSQPQ from the exons ATGGCAGCCACCAACCAGACCAACACCATCCACTTCTCACCAACACTCAGAGGCAGCAGACGCCATGCCCTGACGGGCAAGACGGGGAATGTTTGGGCGGCCAGGCTTGCAGTAGACGATGGCTGGCTGCCCGCTAGCACAACTAGCAGCAGCATGGCAACCGAGagcagcaccaacaccagcaccagcaccagtaCCACAAACAGCTGGGGggtgagaaggggaaggggagggggcaggAGACGGTCTCGCTCGCTCTCGTCgctgctggaggagatgCGGGAGAGACTGCCATTGGCTGTTGAGAAGGGACCTGGAAGCAGAGAAACTGCAAGACGGATGACTGGAACTGCCTTCAACCCATCGTTCGAGCTCCCGCCTCTTCAGCCTCTCCTGCTGCCGCAGCCCCTGTCGTTGAGAAAGGACGGGGGGAATCGTGCTCAACCCAGACTCGTCGGTGCCGATGACGTGAATAATAAGTTCAGGCTGGCGGGGCACACGCCGCACAACAACCTTACCGAGaagcttgcttgcttgtcCCGCCCATCACCTGCACCTGCCAGCACCCTCCCAGGCCCGGTTAATGGTAATGGTAATAGTAATAAGAAGATTGATGTCCGGAGCAAACCACTGCCGTCACCACCGTCACCATCGTCCCAACCGTCCCAACAACTTCAACCATCGTCACCTTTGTcagacatcaacatcaaccagcagcaacaccagcagcacgaAACACGGCGCAGGCACGAGACGCTGCAGTTTGTCCGCGGGGAGCACGAGGTGGCACGGCTGGAAGCCGAAACGAACGGGACCCTTGCCGAACAGCGGAAGTCAGACTGCGACGTCCAACAGCAGGCGCACCAGCACCTGCAGCTATCCGCGGTACCGCCGCTCACGCCCCTTTCAGCAACGTCCCCCATGGGATTCAGTCCGATGCTGGACAAGTTTTTTTCCTCCGATCGTCGACGACGCAAGTCCAAGACCTCGCCTCCTACCTCTCCGGATTCCACTCCAACCACCTCACAGAAAACCGCTTCGCCCGTCTCACCCAAttcctccctttcccagTGGTCGTTTTTTTCATCAAAGGACAAGGAGAGAGACATCACCAGCCAAACCGCTGGCAGCCAATCCCCAGCTCAGAAAATCATGCCTCGACATTACATCAAGGCAGGTGGACAGACGAGCACTGGCGCACGAGAT TCGCTCACCATTTTGTGTAAGAACGACTTTGTGGATGTTGCCATTAGTCGCGAAACCACAGCACACGATGTACTCGTGGAGCTGAAGTCTCTGGAGCAGTTGGCAGAATTATCGTCTGGTGTCCTGATTGAACAGTACAATGCTTTCGGCCTCGAAAGACCGCTGCGGCGACAGGAGCGACTGCGCCGTGTGATGGACACTTGGGGCCCAGACTCGAAAAACACACTCGCCCTGTCTCATGATGGCCCACCACACGGCTTGAAGCTGGATCTCGAAGGTGCGCCCCAGACTCGCGAGGCACCACCGGGCTTTTGCTTGTTCATGTATTATCGGGGCCCAGGTCCGAAATTCAAATGGGTGAAGCGGTATATCATACTGTATGAGGACGGGAGAATGATTGCTTCGAAATCTAGCAACCCAAAACGTGGCGACAAGGACGTTGTGGCTATATGCCATCTATCAGATTACGACATGTACCACCCGACGGAAGCTCAGCTGAGGAGACACCTGaaaccaccaaaaagaaacgTCATCGCCATGAAGAGCCAGGAGAGAATCAACACGTTTGAAAACACGGACAAGTATGTGCAGTATGTCTCTGCCGAAGACAAGGAGATTATCAGAAGGTTTCAGAGTCATGTACAGGCCTGGAGGAACTGGCACCTGGCCAAGAGTCTGCTGAGAGAGCCCGAGCCCGAAAAACCACCACAAATCATGACCGTGGCAGCCGAGCCAAGGAGGACGGTGAAGGAGGTTGGATTAGGAAACGGCCACAAAACAAGGATATCAGTGGACGAATCGCCTTACACCATTGGAGCGTTTAAACCGCTGATCGATCTCGACCGGTTCAACAAGTCAATCGACGATTTTGGCAAGGATTGGACACTGGTTGACGGCGCCGAGAGGAATGAtccatctgctgctgccgctttTCCCGAAAGCTCGCTGCTTGGCGCGGCATATGAAGAGCGAAAGCAGCAGCTGGAATCCAAGTCGGCAACGGTAGCCGGAACAGCAGGTGCTGGTGGTAGGCGAGCatttccccccatcccagcGGCGGGCGAGAGTGGTGGGAGCGGTAGTTGTTTTGTCGACCACTCGAGGACTGTTTCAGCTACAGACCGGCGACCGCAAAGCCCAGATTCTGTTCGGTCGATTCCTAGGGACGCCATTCCTAGTACTAGCACGGCCGCTAGAGGGAGAAACGAGCAAGTTGGTTGGTTTGCTTCTGCGGCGGAGCATTCAAGACAGCAACGCAGCCTtattgagcagcagcaacaacaacaacagcagcagcagcagctaTATCATCAGCAGTCGATGCCACCTCAGATTTTGATACAACGGCGCCCTAGTACGAGTGCAGGATCTCGAATGATGGGCGGTCTTGGACGGTCAGTATCTCAGCGGAGATCACATGGTAACAGTTtgggtagtggtggtggtgttggtcaTCCTGTACCGCttcctcaacagcagcagtttAACCAGCCAGCGTCGAACCCACAGCCCCGTCGACCAATGAGGCAGcagcctcaacccctccttgaTTTGACCCCCGAATTTCAGGAGGCGCCGCAGTGGTCGAGGGAGAATAAAGGACGGGCGGTGAAGCCTCAGGATGGGAGACCGTTGGTTGATTTGGCTACCGGGCCGGCGTTGGTTTCGGGCGCGGCGAAGATTGAGCAGCCCCCCAAGGCGTTGATTCATCGGAGCGAGCAGCAGGCTTTGATGATGcagagacagcagcagcagcagcagcagcagcagctgggcATGAGACCTGGGACTAGTGCTGGGCTGCAAAATAGCATGGTgctgggaagaagggggacgGTGAGGAGTAGTGGTGGAGGGATAAGGCCGGGAACTAGTGATACGATGAGGAGTGGAGGCGGCTACCCACCAGGAGGGGACTATGGAAGGCAAAGGGGGATGTCGCTTGCTGGgcagggcggtggtggtgggttcg